The DNA sequence AAAATCACTCGACCAGTGAGCTGTTACGCACTCTTTAAATGGTTGCTGCTTCTAAGCCAACATCCTGGTTGTCTGAGCAGTTTTACTTCCTTTACCACTTAGCTCATATTTAGGGACCTTAGTTGACGGTCTGGGCTGTTTCCCTCTTGTCTAACAAGCTTATCCCTGCTAGACTGACTCCCAAGTTCTAAAGTTATGGCATTCGGAGTTTAATTGGAGTTGGTAACCTTGTAGGGCCCCTATTCCATTCAGTGCTCTACCACCATAACCAAACACTTGAGGCTAGCCCTAAAGCTATTTCGGGGAGAACCAGCTATAACTGAGTTCGATTGGTTTTTCGCCCCTACCCACAGTTCATCCTCCAGATTTTCAACTCTGGTAGGTTCGGGCCTTCACGATGTCTTACCATCGCTTCACCCTGACCATGGGTAGCTCACTCAGCTTCGGGTCTATAACATGCAACTAAATCGCCCTATTAAGACTCGCTTTCGCTACGGCTCCAGTTTCCCTTTAACCTTGCTGCACATCATAACTCGCCGGTCCGTTCTTCAATAAGTACGCCGTCACTTCCGAAGAAGCTCCGACTACTTGTAAGCATACGGTTTCAGGTTCTATTTCACTCCCCTCCCGGGGTGCTTTTCACCTTTCCCTCACGGTACTAGTTCACTATCGGTCGATAGTTAATATTTAGCCTTACGAGGTGATCCTCGTTACTTCCAACAGGGTTTCTCGTGTCCCGTTGTACTCAGGTAGTTACCAGGAGATTAGGATATTTCGCTTACAGGGCTATTACCTTCTGTGGCTGAACTTTCCAGTTCAATTCTGCTATAACCTAATTATTGTAACTCCTTGATATCCCTACAGAGATATCTGGTAACCCCTATGACCTTTATCTAACAACATCTGTAGATTATTACGTTAGATAAGTTTAGGCTATTCCCCTTTCGCTCGCCACTACTAAGGGAATCTCTGACTTGATTTCTTTTCCTCAGGTTACTGAGATGTTTCACTTCACCTGGTTCCCCTCCATATCCTATATATTCAGATATGGATATCAGTGTATTAATACTGATAGGTTTCCCCATTCGGACATCTCCGGATCAAAGGCTGTTTGACGCCTTCCCGAAGCTTATCGCAGCCAACCGCGTCCTTCATCGGTTACTATCGCCAAGGCATCCACCATATGCTCTTAATAACTTGATTATGACTATTTCCTCTACTATCACTATGAAGTTTTCAAAGTACAAATTTATGATTAATTAATAATTTTAAACAAATTAATAGATGTAAAAAAAATACCCATCTTTTTATATTTTTTAATATTCAAATTAAATATTAAAAATACATTATTTTATTCATTATAGTTATATTTTATCTATAATAAATAACCTTGATTATTTGGATATATTTTTTTATTATGGATTCTTTTTATTATTTATTCCTTCAAAACTAAATAGCGCAATAGCATAGATCGACATTTAATCTAGAGAAACTCCCTAGAAAGGAGGTGATCCAGCCGCACCTTCCGGTACGGCTACCTTGTTACGACTTCACCCCAATCATCAAGCCCACCTTCGACAGCTGCCTCCCTTACGGGTTAGCACACTGGCTTCTGGTGTTCCCAACTTTCGTGGTGTGACGGGCGGTGTGTACAAGACCCGGGAACGTATTCACCGCGGTATAGCTGATCCGCGATTACTAGCGATTCCGGCTTCATGAAGTCGAATTTCAGACTTCAATCCGAACTTAGGCTTACTTTTTGAGATTTGCTCCACTTCACAGTCTCGCATCTCATTGTATAAACCATTGTAGCACGTGTGCAGCCCAGGACATAAAGGGCATACTGACTTGACGTCATCCTCACCTTCCTCCGGTTTAACACCGGCAGTCTCCCAAGAGTCCTCAACTTAATGTTAGCAACATGGGATAAGGGTTGCGCTCGTTGCGGGACTTAACCCAACATCTTACGACACGAGCTGACGACAGCCATGCACCACCTGTTCTGGCTCCCCGAAGGGTCGTTCACCTTTCAGATCACTACCACCAGAATGTCAAGCCCTGGTAAGGTTCTTCGTGTTGCATCGAATTGAGCCACATGCTCCACCGCTTGTGCGGGTCCCCGTCAATTCCTTTGAGTTTTAACCTTGCGGTCGTACTCCCCAGGCGGGGCACTTAACGCGTTAGCTACGACACAGGAAGAGTCGATATCTCCCTACATCCAGTGCCCATCGTTTACAGCTAGGACTACCAGGGTATCTAATCCTGTTTGCTACCCTAGCTTTCGCACCTTAGTGTCAGTATCGTTCCAGAGAGCCGCCTTCGCTAATGGTGTTCTTCTCGATATCTGCGCATTTCACCGCTACACCGAGAATTCCACTCTCCTCTCCCGACCTCAAGCAATCCAGTTTCGGATGCAATTTCTTAGTTTTTCTAAGAGATTTCACACCCGACTTGAAAAGCCACCTGCGTGCGCTTTACGCCCAATAAATCCGGAAAACGCTTGCCCCCTACGTATTACCGCGGCTGCTGGCACGTAGTTAGCCGGGGCTTCCTTACAGAGTACCGTCAATATTATAAGCTATTCACCTATAATACCTTCTTCCTCTATTGACAGGAGTTTACGATTCGAAAACCTTCATCCTCCACGCGGTGTCGCTGCGTCAGGCTTTCGCCCATTGCGCAAGATTCCCTACTGCTGCCTCCCGTAGGAGTCTGGGCCGTGTCTCAGTCCCAGTGTGGCCGACCGTCCTCTCAGACCGGCTACCCGTCTTAGCTTTGGTGAGCCTTTACCTCACCAACTAGCTGATAGGACATGAGCTCATCCAAAAGCAGAGGCTTAAAAAGCTACCTTTGAAAATCAAATCATGCGATCTGATTTTATTATCCGGTATTAGACTTCCTTTCGAAAGCTTATCCCGGTCTTTAGGGCAGATTACTCATGCATTACTCACCCGTTCGCCACTATTCTTTCAACGAATCTGCCGAAGCTTCATCAAAGAAAGAACCGTTCGACTTGCATGTATTAGGCACACCGCTAGCGTTCTTCCTGAGCCAGGATCAAACTCTCCGTGGTATTTAAGTTATCGAGATCCGAAAACCTCGTTAACTTACACGTATTAGAATTTAATCATCTTATTGTTTTATTTGGAGCAAAATGCTCCATCCTAGCTATGCGCTATTTAGTTTTCAAAGAACATAAATTTCAAAAGGTTATATAGTGTAAACAATTATATATTATTTTGTCAATACTTTTTTAAAATTTTTAATAACTCAATAGAAATGATCTTTTTTTAAAATAAAAATTGCCACCAAATATAGTGGCATGAGTTCACAAGATTTTTAAATGTATTAAAAATCCCTTTTCATCGCCTCCCATATTCAGTTTTATTTCTTGCAATTATGTATTTTATCATAAACATTTTTACCTTCAGTAACTATAGTATAACAGAAATTTTAAAAATATGTCAAGAAAAAAAAATTTTTTTAAAAAATTTTTAAAATTATGTCATTTTTACTACTATATCTGCTATGATATTTGCTGCTTCATCGCCCCTATCTGCAGCATTACTTAAATGTCTATATACCTCTCTCAACTTCAACATTTCAACTATATGTTCGACATCTTTAGGACCATGAAACAGATCTGAAATAGCTTCCCTATAGACTTTTTCAACCTTATTCTCTAAAGATTTTGCTCTATATGCATGTGTAGATGCAACACCTGGATTTTTTTCTAACCTCATTACACCTAAATGTATTTCATTCGCTGCCATTTTTAATAAGGTTGCCATTTCTTGAAGATAATTATTTGGTTCTACATCGAGAATAGACATTTCATCCACTGTACTAAATGCATAATCTATAACATCATCAATTGCTCTTGATAAGGCATAAATATCCTCTCTATCAATTGGAGTTATAAAAGTTTTTAAAAGTTCATCTATTAATATCCTTCTGATTTCATCAGCTTCTTTTTCTTTTTTATTTACTTCATCAGCATTTCCCTCACCTTTTTCCGTCATGAATTTCTCAAGAGCTTGCATCCCTTGTAAAGTTGCTTCAGCCTGTTTAATTAGCAATTTTAGAAATTTATCCTCTTTTCTTTTAAATAAGTTTTTAATTCCCACTTTATTTACTCCTTCTTTTTACAGATAATTATTAATTATATAATATAAACCTGCAGCTATTAAAGATGAAAAGGGAATTGTAATTATCCATGTCATTGCAATATTTTTTACAACACCCCACCTAACTTTTGATAATCTTTCCGCAGAGCCTACGCCTAATATAGATGAACTTACAACATGGGTAGTGCTAACAGGTCCTCCTAATAAAGCTGCCCCTAAAATTATAAAAGATGAGCTTAATTGAGCAGCAAAGCTGTGTACTGGTCTAATTTTATAGAATTTACCTCCTAAAGTTTTTATTAATTTCCAACCTCCAAAGAAAGTTCCCAGTGAAATAGCTAAAGCTGAGATAAATATTACCCATCCTGGTACAATAAATTCCTGTAGTTGCTTCGCTGTAACTAAAGCCATTGTAATAATTCCCATTGTTTTTTGCGCATCATTAGTTCCATGACTTAGAGATAATGCGGTTGTTGTTACTATTTGAATTTTTTTAAAGAATATGTTTATCTTAGAAGATGCTCCCTTTGATAAAAGGAGTATAATTCTCATGAAAAGATAACCAAAGATCAAGCCTAAAATTGGTGAAATCATTAGGAAAATCAAAATTTTTATAATACCTTCTGTTTTGATCATATCAAATCCATATTTAATTATCACAGAGCCTAAAAAACCTCCCACTAAAGCATGTGATGAACTTGATGGAATTCCAAAATACCATGTTATTAAATTCCAAATAATTGCTCCAAGCAATGCAGCTAATATTATCTTTAAAGTAATAGTTTTAGGATCAACAATATCTTCTCCAATAGTCTTTGCAACAGATACTCCAAAAATAAACGGTGCAACAAAATTAGCAATTGAAGCCAAAAATAGAGCACTTTTAGGACTCATTGCTCTTGATGATATCGTCGTTGCAACCAGATTGCTACTATCATGAATGCCATTTGATAAGTCAAATATTATTGCTAATATTATTAATACATATAATAGATTTTGATCCATAAATTTATCCAATCTTAAAAGCTAATTATAAAAATTATATTTAATCATCTTCAATTACTTATTTTAAATAAATATAATATATTCCCTTTTTCCTCGCTGCAATATTTTACCTTTTATTTCGTCAATGCTAAATTCTAAATCTATATTAGAGAGAATCTCGCCATCCAATCTAATACCACTTTGTTGGACTAACCTCCTCGCCTCACCATTTGTTTTTGCAAAACCAACTTCTCGAATTAATTTTATTAACCAGATTTTTTCATTTTTAAACAAGCTTGTTTTTAATTTAAAAGGTCGAGAAATTTTAGTTATCATTTCTTTGTCGAAAAAGTCAGATTTGAATTTTAAATTAAAAATTTTTTCAGCTTCCTGTCCTGAACCTTTTCCATGATAAATTTCAACTATATCTCTTGCCAACTTTCTTTTAACATTGCTGGGGTTTACCTTTCTTTCATTCACTTCTTTTTCTATTTTTTCTATCTCACTAATATCAAAAGTTGAAACTAATCTGAAATAGTCAAACATTATATCATCTGAAATTGACATAATTTTAGCAAACATAATATCTTTTTCCTCTGTAATTCCAATATAATTACCCAAACTCTTACTCATTTTTTCAATCCCATCCATTCCTACTAATAAAGGATATGTTATTACAACCTGTGGTTCCTGATTAAACTCCCTCTGAATATCCCTTCCAATTAATAAATTGAAGGTCTGGTCTGTTCCTCCTAATTCAATATCAGCTTTTATTGCAACTGAATCATATGCCTGCATCAATGGGTATAGTAGTTCCATTATGCTTAAGGGTAAATTATTTTTAAACCTATTAGAAAAATCTTCCCTTTCTAACAGTTGAGCTAAAGTATATCTTGAGGTTATATTTATTATGTCTTCTAATTTCATCGGTTCAAGCCATTTACTATTATTTACCATTTTAGTTTTTTTAATATCCAATATTCTAAAAGCCTGCTCACGGAATGTTTCAGCATTTCTTTCAATTTCCTCAATAGGAAGTTTAGGTCTCACTTTTGTTCTCCCACTTGGGTCCCCTATCCTTGTTGTGTAGTCACCAAGAATTAATATTGCAATATGACCTAAGTCTTGAAATTGCCTTAATTTATTTAAAACAACAGTATGACCTAAATGAATATCTGGGGCTGTTAAATCAATTCCCAATTTGACTCTTAAAGGTTCTTTTTTATTTATTGATCTGCGAAGTTTTTCTTTCAGTTCCTCTTTTGTAATTACATCAACAGATTTATCTATTACAATATTAAACTGTTTCTCTACCTCTTTTTTTAAAATATTATCTATCATTAAGAATCCCCTTACTCTAAGAATTATTTTTAAGAATGAAAATGGTTACTTCATTATATATAAAAAATATTTTGATTTTTTATTTTACAACTAATTTTTGCTTTTATAAAATGTACTATAAGCAAGACAAGTTTTCAGTTCACCCTTTTAAAAATAATATTATAAAATTTCCTCCCCCTCGATAGTGAAGGTTAAGGTTGTGGGTGATTAATTAAAAAATAATATTAAAAGTGTTAACCTAACTCGTTTATAATACATATAAAATATATAAAAATGAACAAAAAAGTAATATTTTTCGTCTAATAGGAAATATTATTAAGAATTGATATTGAAATTCCATAAAAATTAACACAATTTAATATAAAAAAGATTAATCAAGAATTTCATGTATAAAAAAGAGTGAAATCTCTTGTAAATAAATTATAAAATTATTTCTTAAATGCCATATTCACTCATTTTTAGAAAAATTTTTATAAATATATTATATTTAAAGCAAAATGTAAATTCTAAACAAGCTTAATGCTGATATAATATAACAAAAGGATGAAAAAATGACAAAACATAGAAAGAAAGTTGTAAATAGAAGAAGAAAAATCGCAAATTTTCTTAGAACTTTTAGTATAACAGCGTTATTACTTCTATTTGTTTCTCTCATCGCTAGTATAGTTATAATTGCTGGTTGCATGACCGACTTACCAAAATATGAAGACTTACAACCATCTATTCCAGATCAAACATCTAAAATATATGATATTAATAATAGGCTTATTACAACACTTTATGCTGAAGAAAACAGAGAACTAATACAATTTGAAGATATGCCAGTGAATCTTAGAAATGCTATTGTAGCAACAGAGGATAAAAGATTCTATCAACATCACGGAATAGATATAAGATCGATACTTAGAGCAATGTGGGCAAATATAAGACATAGAAGTATTGTTGAAGGAGGAAGCACCATAACTCAACAGTATGCTAAGAATGTATATTTTTCCCCCGAAAGAAAATTGGATAGAAAAATAAAAGAAGCAGCAATAGCTTATCAATTAGAAAAACATTTTACAAAAGACAAAATATTGGAAATGTATCTTAATACCATATATTTTGGAGGTAATGCTTATGGAGTAGAAGTAGCATCCCAAAACTATTTTGGTAAAAGTGCAAAAGATTTAAATTTGCAGGAATGTGCAATGCTTGCTGGTCTGATAAATTCACCAAATTTAAGTTCACCATTTGGAAATATTGAGCTTGCAAAAGAAAAAAGGGATATTGTCTTACAATTAATGTATGACCAGGGTTATATAACTAACCAGCAGATGATAGATGCAAAAACAACTCCTATTGAACTTAATCCTGCAACAAAACCCATTACAGATGCACCCTATTTTGTCGAATATGTAAAAGAATATTTAATAGATAAATATACATACGAACAGATTTTTAAGGGTGGATTTGAGATTTATACGACCTTAGATTTAGACATGCAAAGAGCTGCAGAAGAAGCTATAAATGAAGTTCTATTTGAGCCTACTGATCCATCTGCTGCATTAGTAGCAATTGATCCAAAAACTGGTTATATAAAAGCTATGGTTGGTGGAAGTGATTTTTCTAAAAACAAATTTAATATTGCAGCCCACGGAAAAAGACAGCCAGGATCAACCTTTAAACCTTTTGTTTTAACTACTGCAATTGAACAAAATATAACTCCAAGCAAAACTTTTAATCCAAATGGTCCCATTATATTGAAGAATCCGGGTGGACCTGATTGGCAGGTAGATAACTATGGAAATGCAAAATATGGAGAAAAAATGAGTGTTATTGATGCAACTATTCATTCTGTGAATGTTGTTTATGCTCAGTTGACTATGGAGGTTGGTCCTGAAAATGTAGCAAGAACTGCAAATAATATGGGTGTTTTAACTCCTCTTGAGTCAAATCCAGCAATAGGTTTAGGTGGTATAGGTGGCGTTTCTCCACTTGATATGGCGAGCTCCTTCTCAACTTTAGCTAATAATGGAACTTACTATAAACCAGTTTCTATTTTAAAGGTAAAAGATTCCGATGAAAATATTATTGAAGAGTATCAACAAGAACTCAAAAGACCTATAAGAGATTCTACTGCACATATGGTAACTGAAATTTTAAAGAGAGTTATTACAAGTGGGACTGGAAAAAGAGCAGATATCGGTAGACCAGCTGCTGGAAAGACAGGGACAACACAAGAATATACAGATGCATGGTTCGTTGGATATACCCCAGATCTTACAGCTTCTGTTTGGGTAGGTTTACCAGAAGAAACAAAACCTATGAGTAGAATAAGAGATACAATTGTAGTAGGTGGAACCTTCCCAGCTGATATATGGAGAGTATTTATGACTGAGGCATTAAAAGATATACCTGTAAGCGATTTTCCAAAACCCGAAAAACAACTTATTGAAGTTGAAGTTTGCAGCAGTTCTGGATTAATGCCAGGACCATTCTGTCCAGATAGTGAAAGACAATTTTTCTTATTTTTAGAAGGTACGAAACCAAAAATCTATTGTGATAAACATGATAAAATTACTATGCCCAATCTAATAGGTTTAGGTAAAGATGAAGCTATAAAAATCTTAGAATCCCTAAAATTAACAAATATTGAGATAATTGAGGAATTCAATTCAGATTATCCTAAAGGAAAAGTCTTCAAACACGAGCCAGCACAAAACGAATTGGCAGTTTCTGTTAATGGAGAGATACCAAAAGTTATGATTTTTATAAGCAAAGGTCCAGAAGAAAAGATGATGCCAGGCATTATTGGATTATTAGAAGCTAGCGCTTTAGAAAAACTTCAATCTTTAGGTTTTACAAATATAATTTCTACTTATGAATATAACAATGAAGTAGAAAATGGAATTGTTTTTGGTCAAACACCAAATCCAGGAGAAGTAATTAAATTAGGACAGGAGATTAATATAATAGTCAGTCAAGGTCCAAATCCTAACCAAGGACAAGTTCCAAATGTAATTGGTGAAAATATTGAAGACGCAAAAATTATTCTGCAAGAAACAGGATTTTTAAATATAGTAATAAATAAGATTCCAAGTCAGCAAAAAATTGGAACTATAATTACACAGAATCCAGCACCTGAACAATGGGTAAACTATGAAAGTGAGATATACCTGGAAGTAAGCAAGGGAGTTGAAGTTCCTAATGTAATCGGATTAAAGGAAAATAAAGCTATAAAAACACTTGAAGGACAAGGATTTGTTGTATATATCCAATATGGTAATTCAACTGAACCTGTTGATCAATCTTTAGTATATACACAAAAGCCTGATCCATTGACTTATGTAGAATACAACTCAACTGTTATTATATATGTCCAGGAATAGACTTAAAGTGTCCTCCTAAGAATTTTAAATGAGATTCTTTGTCTTGAAGTTTATGACCACATGTAGATAAGAAGAGCTATTTGAGTATGAAGTCTATTTTCTGCTTGATCAAAAACAACTGAACTTTCACCATCAATGACCTCAGAGATAACCTCTTCTCCCCTATGGGCAGGTAGGCAGTGCATAAAAATAGCATCATTTTTGGCAATAGACATTATATTGTGATTTACTTGAAATGGTGAAAAGGCTCTTTCTTTTTCTTCTCTACTCTCTTCCTGACCCATACTTACCCATACATCTGTATATATTACATCGCTATCTAATGCTGCAATTTTTGGATCATAAGTTATAGTTATTTTGCATTTATTATTAGCAGCAATTTCTTTTGCAGCTTCATAAACTTCTGTTTCTGGCTCATAACCGTGAGGACATGCTATATCTATATCAGCTCCAGACATTACTGCACCAATCATTAAAGAATGACAAACATTATTACCATCTCCTAAAT is a window from the Actinomycetota bacterium genome containing:
- a CDS encoding DUF47 family protein, with product MGIKNLFKRKEDKFLKLLIKQAEATLQGMQALEKFMTEKGEGNADEVNKKEKEADEIRRILIDELLKTFITPIDREDIYALSRAIDDVIDYAFSTVDEMSILDVEPNNYLQEMATLLKMAANEIHLGVMRLEKNPGVASTHAYRAKSLENKVEKVYREAISDLFHGPKDVEHIVEMLKLREVYRHLSNAADRGDEAANIIADIVVKMT
- a CDS encoding inorganic phosphate transporter; the protein is MDQNLLYVLIILAIIFDLSNGIHDSSNLVATTISSRAMSPKSALFLASIANFVAPFIFGVSVAKTIGEDIVDPKTITLKIILAALLGAIIWNLITWYFGIPSSSSHALVGGFLGSVIIKYGFDMIKTEGIIKILIFLMISPILGLIFGYLFMRIILLLSKGASSKINIFFKKIQIVTTTALSLSHGTNDAQKTMGIITMALVTAKQLQEFIVPGWVIFISALAISLGTFFGGWKLIKTLGGKFYKIRPVHSFAAQLSSSFIILGAALLGGPVSTTHVVSSSILGVGSAERLSKVRWGVVKNIAMTWIITIPFSSLIAAGLYYIINNYL
- a CDS encoding tyrosine--tRNA ligase gives rise to the protein MIDNILKKEVEKQFNIVIDKSVDVITKEELKEKLRRSINKKEPLRVKLGIDLTAPDIHLGHTVVLNKLRQFQDLGHIAILILGDYTTRIGDPSGRTKVRPKLPIEEIERNAETFREQAFRILDIKKTKMVNNSKWLEPMKLEDIINITSRYTLAQLLEREDFSNRFKNNLPLSIMELLYPLMQAYDSVAIKADIELGGTDQTFNLLIGRDIQREFNQEPQVVITYPLLVGMDGIEKMSKSLGNYIGITEEKDIMFAKIMSISDDIMFDYFRLVSTFDISEIEKIEKEVNERKVNPSNVKRKLARDIVEIYHGKGSGQEAEKIFNLKFKSDFFDKEMITKISRPFKLKTSLFKNEKIWLIKLIREVGFAKTNGEARRLVQQSGIRLDGEILSNIDLEFSIDEIKGKILQRGKREYIIFI
- a CDS encoding PBP1A family penicillin-binding protein encodes the protein MTKHRKKVVNRRRKIANFLRTFSITALLLLFVSLIASIVIIAGCMTDLPKYEDLQPSIPDQTSKIYDINNRLITTLYAEENRELIQFEDMPVNLRNAIVATEDKRFYQHHGIDIRSILRAMWANIRHRSIVEGGSTITQQYAKNVYFSPERKLDRKIKEAAIAYQLEKHFTKDKILEMYLNTIYFGGNAYGVEVASQNYFGKSAKDLNLQECAMLAGLINSPNLSSPFGNIELAKEKRDIVLQLMYDQGYITNQQMIDAKTTPIELNPATKPITDAPYFVEYVKEYLIDKYTYEQIFKGGFEIYTTLDLDMQRAAEEAINEVLFEPTDPSAALVAIDPKTGYIKAMVGGSDFSKNKFNIAAHGKRQPGSTFKPFVLTTAIEQNITPSKTFNPNGPIILKNPGGPDWQVDNYGNAKYGEKMSVIDATIHSVNVVYAQLTMEVGPENVARTANNMGVLTPLESNPAIGLGGIGGVSPLDMASSFSTLANNGTYYKPVSILKVKDSDENIIEEYQQELKRPIRDSTAHMVTEILKRVITSGTGKRADIGRPAAGKTGTTQEYTDAWFVGYTPDLTASVWVGLPEETKPMSRIRDTIVVGGTFPADIWRVFMTEALKDIPVSDFPKPEKQLIEVEVCSSSGLMPGPFCPDSERQFFLFLEGTKPKIYCDKHDKITMPNLIGLGKDEAIKILESLKLTNIEIIEEFNSDYPKGKVFKHEPAQNELAVSVNGEIPKVMIFISKGPEEKMMPGIIGLLEASALEKLQSLGFTNIISTYEYNNEVENGIVFGQTPNPGEVIKLGQEINIIVSQGPNPNQGQVPNVIGENIEDAKIILQETGFLNIVINKIPSQQKIGTIITQNPAPEQWVNYESEIYLEVSKGVEVPNVIGLKENKAIKTLEGQGFVVYIQYGNSTEPVDQSLVYTQKPDPLTYVEYNSTVIIYVQE